A genomic region of Chryseobacterium sp. KACC 21268 contains the following coding sequences:
- a CDS encoding AraC family transcriptional regulator, whose amino-acid sequence MENEKLNTTEVAYELGFEYPNYFSKFFKKQVGVSPKEYRQELIK is encoded by the coding sequence GTGGAAAATGAAAAACTCAACACGACGGAAGTTGCCTACGAATTGGGCTTCGAGTATCCGAATTACTTTTCAAAATTCTTCAAAAAACAGGTCGGAGTAAGTCCGAAAGAATACCGCCAGGAACTGATTAAATAA
- the ligD gene encoding DNA ligase D translates to MALEDYNKKRNFKETSEPSGKEKASGKKLKFVIQRHAASRLHYDFRLEMEGVLKSWAVPKGPSLNPSDKRLAMMVEDHPYEYRTFEGSIPKGNYGAGEVEIWDEGTYEPIEKVKGKTDDLVMRAELHKQSLKFILHGKKLKGEFALVKIKNPQEDNAWLLIKHKDDFAVSDDYNAEEHTSKNSKVTAYLEGKDSKKKNTASESIKHFKNYTPALSGEKKLSDFIVPMLCKTTDKPFDDADWAFEIKWDGYRAIADLRNDSIGLYSRNGLDFSQKFKKVANALKLQEHEMILDGEIVAYDDKGKPNFQWLQRIGDNPDLALIYQVFDLLWLNGHSTEELTYLERKELLKEALVQNDIVQFHDHIIKDGKDFYQVANDLGLEGIVAKKTDSTYKEGVRSSEWLKIKINQTDEAIICGFTEPKGSRNKFGSLILGKYLDGKMVFCGHTGTGFNDKALSELHQLMKPLIIEKSVFKITPKTNAKATWVKPELVAEIKFTEVTKDFIYRHPVFLRLRDDVKPKDVEFNAENKSKNEIVKKAEPKTRTAKNEITKKIGKQELKLTNQNKIYFPDDDVSKGDVIDYYQSISKYILPHLKARPQSMNRFPNGIKGLSFYQKDASEETPNWIEIEKVFSESSDKYINYIICNDKETLAYLNNLGCIELNVWTSRLPKADFPDYLVLDLDPSDKNTFEDVIETTLAVKEVLDLAGIKAVPKTSGSSGIHIYIPMGAKYDYDQVKDFGHLLMQMVQQKLPDLTTLERSLQKRDKNKIYLDYLQNRRGQTLASVYSLRPKEGAPVSMPLEWDEVKVGLKPTDFNIHNALERLKEKGDLFKPVLGKGVDMLKVIKKLEK, encoded by the coding sequence ATGGCACTCGAGGATTACAACAAAAAACGGAACTTCAAAGAAACTTCAGAACCGAGTGGAAAGGAAAAGGCGAGTGGTAAAAAACTGAAATTCGTGATTCAAAGGCACGCGGCGTCGCGATTGCATTACGATTTTAGATTGGAAATGGAAGGCGTTTTGAAAAGTTGGGCCGTTCCGAAAGGACCGTCACTGAATCCATCTGACAAACGATTGGCGATGATGGTGGAAGACCATCCTTACGAGTACAGAACTTTTGAAGGCTCGATTCCGAAAGGGAATTATGGTGCAGGCGAAGTGGAAATTTGGGATGAAGGAACCTACGAACCCATCGAAAAAGTAAAAGGCAAAACAGATGACCTTGTGATGCGCGCCGAACTTCACAAACAATCTCTGAAATTTATTCTTCACGGCAAGAAATTGAAAGGCGAATTTGCATTAGTCAAAATCAAAAATCCGCAAGAGGACAACGCTTGGTTGCTCATTAAACATAAAGATGATTTCGCGGTTTCCGACGATTACAACGCCGAAGAACACACATCCAAAAACTCAAAAGTAACGGCTTACCTCGAAGGGAAAGACAGTAAAAAAAAAAATACCGCCTCCGAAAGCATAAAGCATTTTAAAAATTATACTCCAGCACTTTCCGGCGAGAAAAAACTGTCGGATTTCATTGTGCCGATGTTGTGCAAAACTACTGATAAACCTTTTGATGATGCGGATTGGGCGTTCGAAATTAAATGGGACGGTTATCGGGCGATTGCAGATTTACGAAATGATTCTATCGGATTATATTCCAGAAACGGTCTGGATTTTTCTCAGAAATTCAAGAAAGTGGCGAATGCATTGAAACTTCAGGAACACGAAATGATTCTGGATGGTGAAATCGTTGCTTACGATGACAAGGGAAAACCAAACTTTCAATGGCTTCAAAGAATTGGCGACAATCCTGATTTGGCATTGATTTATCAGGTGTTCGATTTGCTTTGGCTGAACGGACATTCAACCGAGGAACTGACTTATCTTGAACGGAAAGAATTGCTGAAAGAAGCTTTGGTTCAAAACGACATTGTCCAATTCCACGACCACATAATCAAAGACGGAAAAGATTTTTATCAAGTCGCAAATGACCTTGGTTTGGAAGGTATTGTTGCGAAGAAAACCGACAGCACTTACAAAGAAGGCGTCCGAAGTTCGGAGTGGCTGAAGATTAAAATCAATCAAACCGATGAAGCAATTATCTGCGGATTTACAGAACCAAAAGGCTCTCGGAATAAATTTGGTTCCCTGATTCTCGGGAAATATCTGGACGGCAAAATGGTTTTCTGTGGTCACACGGGAACAGGTTTCAACGACAAAGCGCTTTCTGAACTTCATCAATTAATGAAACCTTTGATTATCGAAAAATCGGTTTTCAAAATTACGCCGAAGACGAATGCAAAAGCGACTTGGGTGAAACCGGAACTGGTTGCTGAAATCAAATTTACGGAAGTCACCAAAGATTTTATTTACCGTCATCCCGTTTTCCTGCGACTTCGCGACGATGTGAAACCGAAAGATGTGGAATTCAATGCTGAAAACAAATCAAAAAACGAAATTGTGAAAAAAGCCGAACCAAAAACCAGAACTGCCAAAAACGAAATCACCAAAAAAATCGGAAAGCAAGAATTGAAACTAACGAATCAAAACAAAATCTATTTTCCCGATGATGACGTGAGCAAAGGCGATGTGATAGATTATTATCAAAGTATTTCGAAATATATTCTGCCACATCTCAAGGCGCGTCCGCAATCTATGAATCGTTTTCCGAACGGCATTAAAGGACTCAGTTTTTATCAAAAAGATGCATCGGAGGAAACGCCCAATTGGATTGAAATTGAAAAAGTTTTTTCGGAAAGCAGTGACAAGTACATCAATTATATCATTTGCAACGACAAGGAAACTTTGGCTTATCTAAACAATCTCGGTTGTATTGAACTCAATGTTTGGACGAGCCGATTGCCTAAAGCTGATTTCCCCGATTACTTGGTTTTGGACCTTGACCCATCAGACAAAAATACGTTTGAAGATGTTATTGAAACCACTTTGGCGGTGAAAGAAGTTTTGGATTTGGCTGGAATCAAAGCAGTTCCAAAGACTTCGGGGAGTTCCGGAATCCACATTTATATTCCGATGGGCGCGAAATATGATTACGACCAAGTCAAGGATTTTGGACATCTTTTGATGCAAATGGTTCAGCAAAAATTGCCAGATTTGACAACACTTGAAAGAAGCCTTCAAAAACGTGATAAAAATAAAATCTACCTCGATTATCTTCAAAACCGCCGTGGACAGACGCTCGCGAGTGTTTACAGTCTTCGACCAAAAGAAGGCGCGCCCGTTTCGATGCCGTTGGAATGGGATGAGGTGAAAGTTGGCTTGAAGCCTACTGACTTCAATATCCATAATGCATTGGAACGATTGAAGGAGAAAGGCGATCTTTTCAAACCGGTTCTTGGAAAAGGAGTTGATATGTTGAAGGTGATCAAGAAGTTGGAAAAATAA
- a CDS encoding SemiSWEET transporter, translating to MDENLLGIIAGILTSVAMMPQLIKVIREKNVEDISVMMLLVLISGLSLWVWYGILKDELPIILSNGFSVLVNLTLLTCCFIFKNKD from the coding sequence ATGGACGAAAACTTACTCGGAATTATCGCAGGTATCCTGACATCGGTCGCAATGATGCCACAACTCATCAAAGTCATTAGGGAAAAAAACGTAGAAGACATTTCAGTAATGATGCTTTTGGTCCTGATTTCCGGACTTTCACTTTGGGTCTGGTATGGAATCCTGAAAGACGAATTACCAATTATTTTATCTAATGGATTTTCAGTTTTGGTTAATTTGACTTTGCTGACGTGCTGCTTTATCTTTAAAAATAAAGATTAA
- the pdeM gene encoding ligase-associated DNA damage response endonuclease PdeM — MNIATKDITIHNEIFTLTNQRALYWEKEKALIFSDLHIGKTAHFRKNGIALANHIMKNDLERLSILIENFQPDKFIIVGDLLHAGNNSDVDEFCTWQNQYPEIKFCLVEGNHDRISKTLEKKLCLDSRSASLEIDDIAFVHDFDRSNPKFQITGHIHPGFVINSPVKRIKLPCFAQTSKQLLLPAFSEFTGLDTKNIPKKGSYFVFTDSEIYEI, encoded by the coding sequence ATGAATATAGCGACTAAAGATATTACGATACATAACGAAATTTTTACCTTAACTAATCAACGCGCGCTATACTGGGAAAAAGAAAAAGCCTTAATTTTTTCAGATTTACATATCGGAAAAACCGCTCATTTCCGTAAAAACGGAATTGCTTTGGCGAATCATATTATGAAAAATGATTTGGAGCGTTTATCTATTTTAATTGAAAATTTTCAGCCCGATAAATTTATTATCGTTGGCGATTTGTTGCACGCAGGAAATAATTCTGACGTTGACGAATTTTGCACGTGGCAAAATCAATATCCAGAGATTAAGTTCTGTCTTGTAGAAGGCAATCACGACAGGATTTCGAAAACCTTGGAAAAGAAATTATGTTTGGATTCGAGAAGTGCTTCTCTAGAAATTGATGACATCGCTTTTGTCCACGACTTTGACCGTTCAAATCCAAAATTTCAGATTACGGGACATATTCATCCGGGTTTTGTTATTAATTCTCCTGTAAAAAGAATAAAACTCCCCTGTTTCGCCCAGACTTCAAAACAATTATTGTTACCTGCCTTCAGCGAGTTTACGGGATTAGACACTAAAAATATTCCTAAGAAAGGAAGTTACTTTGTCTTTACCGATTCTGAAATCTATGAGATTTAA
- a CDS encoding NAD(P)H-dependent oxidoreductase, producing the protein MKAKKILFTFLIFFSFGIHLNAQKKYSKQKTVLLINTHLSYPGWSEGKLNASFYHKAKEFFISKNYKVLETKVEDGYNADEEVEKHLQADIVILQTPVNWENTPWIYKKYVDEVFNSALKSQKFLSGDGRSEAEGSKQYGMGGKMQGRKFMISATWNAPEESFNDKNQYLFKGKSADDALCNVAANYLFTGFEVVPGYYCYDVYHNKHIKEDIENYPAYLQKVFNIK; encoded by the coding sequence ATGAAAGCAAAAAAAATCCTTTTTACATTCCTGATTTTCTTTTCATTCGGAATACATCTAAATGCGCAAAAAAAATATTCAAAACAGAAAACAGTTTTATTGATTAATACGCATTTGAGCTATCCCGGCTGGTCTGAGGGTAAACTTAACGCTTCTTTCTATCATAAAGCCAAAGAGTTTTTCATTTCTAAAAACTACAAAGTTCTTGAAACAAAAGTGGAAGACGGCTACAATGCGGATGAGGAAGTGGAAAAACATCTTCAGGCCGATATCGTCATCCTTCAGACGCCTGTCAATTGGGAAAACACACCCTGGATTTACAAAAAATATGTGGATGAAGTTTTCAACAGCGCCTTGAAAAGCCAAAAGTTCCTTTCCGGCGACGGCCGTTCCGAAGCTGAAGGTTCCAAACAGTACGGAATGGGAGGGAAAATGCAGGGCAGAAAGTTTATGATTTCTGCCACTTGGAATGCGCCTGAAGAAAGCTTCAATGACAAAAACCAATATTTGTTCAAAGGCAAAAGTGCCGATGACGCTTTGTGCAATGTTGCTGCAAATTATCTTTTCACAGGCTTTGAGGTCGTTCCAGGCTACTACTGCTACGACGTTTATCACAATAAACATATTAAGGAAGACATCGAAAATTATCCTGCTTATTTGCAGAAAGTTTTTAACATCAAATAA
- a CDS encoding pyridoxamine 5'-phosphate oxidase family protein, translating into MSTKDLTNQEAIEKIKELSEKARICMFCTELDRLPVNSRPMGIQETDENGNLWFISSETSNKNFEIKEDKRVQLYFMNNSDSEYLSIFGDAYIYKDKSTIEDKWSPMANAWFDGKDDPNVSIIRVEPKETYYWDTKAGKLVSLLTFATAAITGNKTDNSDGVEGNATI; encoded by the coding sequence ATGTCTACAAAAGATTTAACAAACCAAGAAGCAATAGAAAAAATCAAGGAACTGTCGGAAAAAGCGAGAATCTGTATGTTCTGTACAGAGTTGGACAGATTGCCAGTTAACTCCAGACCAATGGGAATCCAGGAAACCGATGAGAACGGAAATCTATGGTTTATCAGTAGTGAAACGAGCAACAAGAATTTCGAAATCAAGGAAGATAAGCGCGTTCAACTTTATTTTATGAACAATAGCGATTCCGAATATCTTTCCATCTTCGGCGATGCTTACATTTATAAAGACAAATCCACCATCGAGGACAAATGGTCGCCAATGGCAAACGCTTGGTTCGACGGGAAAGATGACCCGAATGTTTCCATCATCCGAGTAGAACCGAAAGAAACTTATTATTGGGATACGAAAGCTGGAAAATTAGTAAGTCTTCTTACTTTCGCAACCGCAGCAATCACGGGAAATAAAACAGACAATTCTGACGGAGTGGAAGGAAACGCAACGATTTAA
- a CDS encoding ligase-associated DNA damage response exonuclease produces MKLITFTNKGIYCPQGKFYIDPWRPVDYAVITHGHADHARWGMKKYLCHHFTKPILHQRISPDIECQTLQYGEVLDINGVKLSMHPAGHIIGSAQIRLEYKGYVSVISGDYKVQDDGLSTPFELVKCNEFVTESTFGLPIYNWLEVPDLNKRLQNWVLRNQENQKTSVFIGYSLGKAQRIMKAVEGMGKIHVHYSIGKLNKAFEEVGIVLPDYEVPDFRESIKHVAGDIVIVPPALLDSNVIKKIPDAATAICSGWMQVRGARRWRSMDAGFPMSDHADWKGLLQAIKATEAEIVHVTHGQTEVFSKYLNELGIKSDVVETLYGDDDEEVTEKEVVKDND; encoded by the coding sequence TTGAAACTCATCACATTCACAAACAAAGGTATTTACTGTCCGCAAGGGAAATTTTACATTGACCCGTGGCGACCTGTAGATTATGCGGTCATCACGCACGGACACGCCGACCACGCCCGTTGGGGAATGAAAAAATACCTTTGTCATCATTTTACAAAACCTATTTTACACCAAAGAATTTCTCCTGACATCGAATGTCAGACCTTGCAGTACGGCGAGGTTTTAGACATTAATGGGGTCAAACTTTCGATGCATCCGGCTGGTCATATCATTGGCTCGGCGCAGATTCGTCTGGAATATAAAGGTTATGTTAGTGTGATTTCGGGTGACTATAAAGTTCAGGATGATGGTTTGAGTACTCCTTTTGAACTCGTAAAATGCAATGAATTTGTGACGGAAAGTACTTTCGGACTTCCCATTTACAACTGGCTCGAAGTTCCGGATTTAAATAAAAGACTTCAGAACTGGGTTTTACGAAATCAGGAAAATCAGAAGACCTCTGTGTTCATCGGATATTCTTTGGGTAAAGCGCAACGAATTATGAAAGCCGTCGAAGGAATGGGAAAAATTCACGTTCACTACTCGATTGGCAAACTTAATAAAGCCTTTGAAGAAGTTGGAATCGTGCTTCCCGATTATGAAGTTCCCGATTTCAGGGAAAGCATCAAACACGTTGCAGGCGACATTGTGATTGTTCCTCCGGCCTTGTTGGACAGCAATGTTATCAAAAAAATTCCGGATGCAGCAACTGCGATTTGCTCCGGTTGGATGCAGGTTCGCGGTGCGAGAAGGTGGCGAAGTATGGACGCCGGTTTTCCAATGAGCGACCACGCCGATTGGAAAGGATTATTACAAGCCATTAAAGCTACAGAAGCAGAAATCGTTCACGTAACGCACGGACAAACCGAAGTTTTTTCTAAATATTTAAATGAATTGGGAATTAAATCTGATGTTGTGGAAACTTTGTATGGGGACGATGATGAAGAGGTAACTGAAAAAGAAGTTGTAAAAGATAATGATTGA
- a CDS encoding Ku protein: MRAIWNGAIGFGLVNIPIKLYSATDSSTLDLDMLDSKDLSNIKFKRVNEKSGKEVVWENIVKGYKLEDKYIVLDKEDFAAASPEKSKVLSIAQFVKQDEIDSALFETPYFLEPQKNGEAAYKLLLKSLMKTKMAGIGSFILREREILCLIRPYDDKILMVNRMRYPEEMRSYEDLKIPTGKAPKPDELKMAESLIKSLATTFDPLKYKDTYNADLLKIIKQKAKGKKVKLVEEKEPKGKTTDLMAMLKASLEGKKKKAG; the protein is encoded by the coding sequence ATGAGAGCAATCTGGAATGGCGCCATTGGCTTCGGACTTGTGAATATTCCCATCAAATTATATTCTGCGACAGATTCCAGCACTTTGGATTTGGATATGTTGGACAGCAAGGATTTGAGTAATATCAAATTCAAACGTGTCAACGAGAAATCTGGAAAAGAAGTGGTTTGGGAAAATATTGTCAAAGGTTACAAACTTGAGGACAAATACATCGTTCTCGACAAAGAAGATTTCGCGGCCGCAAGTCCGGAAAAATCAAAAGTTCTCAGTATTGCCCAATTTGTAAAACAAGATGAAATTGATTCTGCCTTGTTCGAAACACCATATTTCCTTGAACCTCAAAAGAATGGCGAAGCGGCTTACAAATTATTATTAAAATCATTAATGAAAACCAAAATGGCCGGCATCGGTTCTTTTATTTTAAGAGAACGTGAAATCCTATGTCTGATTCGGCCTTATGATGACAAAATATTGATGGTCAACAGAATGCGTTATCCTGAGGAAATGAGAAGCTACGAAGATTTGAAAATCCCAACCGGAAAAGCACCAAAACCCGATGAACTCAAAATGGCTGAGTCATTAATCAAATCTCTGGCAACCACTTTTGACCCTTTAAAATACAAAGACACTTACAATGCAGATTTACTGAAAATCATCAAGCAAAAAGCAAAAGGCAAAAAGGTGAAATTGGTGGAAGAAAAAGAACCAAAAGGAAAGACCACCGACTTGATGGCAATGCTGAAAGCCAGTCTCGAAGGCAAAAAGAAAAAAGCTGGATAA
- a CDS encoding ATP-dependent DNA ligase: protein MKNFAELINALESTNKTNAKIDAIIDYLERAPDDDKLWFIALFTGKRPKRNVNTNYMKEWALEITQLPFWLFQESYSSVGDLGETISLILPPPTEKIEKTLSEWMNEIIGLKTKTEAEKKEFVLNSWNGLDYTERLIFNKLLGGSFRIGVSSKTLINSLTKFSGQEASTLMHSLMGKWQPDEVSFQELISAENINPDNSKPYPFCLAYPLEKELEDLGKPEEWLIEYKWDGIRGQIIRRNGEVFIWSRGEELVTEQFPEIAETVKAMKGNFVIDGEILAVMEGNVLNFNELQKRLNRKSLTKKMLAEIPIEVFAYDILELEGTDLREKPISARRAMLEELLLNEEPENIKISQSIDFKDWSKLDLIRENSREINSEGLMLKQKNSHYHSGRKKGDWWKWKISPLTIDAVLIYAQKGSGRRSAYYTDYSFAVKSGDKLVTIAKAYSGLTDKEIMEVSKFVNKNAIEKFGPVRTVKAELIFEIAFEGIGFSNRHKSGVALRFPRILRWRKDKTVNDIDDIEEIKKLIQ, encoded by the coding sequence ATGAAAAATTTCGCAGAACTCATCAATGCCCTCGAAAGTACGAATAAAACAAATGCTAAAATCGATGCCATCATCGATTATCTTGAGCGTGCGCCTGATGATGATAAATTGTGGTTCATCGCCCTGTTTACGGGAAAAAGACCCAAGCGAAATGTGAACACCAACTATATGAAAGAATGGGCATTGGAAATTACCCAACTGCCATTTTGGCTCTTTCAGGAAAGTTATTCCTCAGTCGGCGATTTGGGTGAAACGATATCCTTGATTCTTCCGCCACCAACTGAAAAAATAGAGAAAACTTTATCTGAATGGATGAATGAAATCATCGGACTTAAAACGAAAACCGAAGCTGAGAAAAAAGAATTTGTTCTTAATTCCTGGAACGGTTTGGATTACACGGAACGATTGATTTTCAATAAATTACTGGGTGGAAGTTTCAGAATTGGGGTTTCCTCAAAGACTTTAATTAATTCTCTTACGAAATTTTCCGGACAGGAAGCGAGTACGTTGATGCACAGTTTAATGGGGAAATGGCAACCTGATGAAGTTTCATTTCAGGAATTGATTTCGGCTGAAAATATCAATCCCGATAATTCAAAACCCTACCCTTTCTGTTTGGCTTATCCACTGGAAAAAGAGCTGGAAGATTTGGGAAAACCTGAAGAATGGTTGATTGAATATAAGTGGGACGGAATCCGTGGACAAATTATCAGACGAAACGGTGAAGTTTTCATCTGGTCGCGTGGTGAAGAACTGGTCACCGAGCAGTTTCCCGAAATTGCCGAGACCGTGAAAGCGATGAAAGGTAACTTTGTAATAGATGGAGAAATACTTGCGGTAATGGAAGGTAATGTTTTAAATTTTAATGAATTACAGAAACGTTTAAACCGTAAAAGTTTAACTAAAAAAATGCTCGCTGAAATTCCTATTGAAGTTTTCGCATACGATATTCTGGAACTGGAAGGAACTGATTTAAGGGAAAAACCCATCTCCGCCAGAAGAGCAATGTTGGAGGAATTATTGTTAAATGAAGAGCCAGAAAACATTAAAATTTCTCAGTCCATTGATTTTAAAGACTGGAGCAAATTAGATTTAATCAGAGAAAATTCAAGGGAAATCAACAGTGAAGGTTTGATGCTGAAGCAGAAAAATTCACACTACCATTCCGGTCGAAAAAAAGGCGATTGGTGGAAGTGGAAAATCAGTCCGTTGACGATTGATGCTGTTTTGATTTATGCCCAAAAAGGAAGCGGACGACGAAGCGCCTACTACACCGATTACAGTTTTGCCGTGAAAAGTGGTGATAAATTGGTTACCATTGCCAAAGCTTATTCCGGATTGACGGATAAGGAAATTATGGAAGTCAGCAAGTTTGTCAATAAAAATGCGATTGAAAAATTTGGTCCTGTGCGAACTGTGAAAGCTGAGTTGATTTTCGAAATTGCATTTGAGGGAATTGGCTTCAGTAACCGACACAAAAGCGGTGTGGCATTGCGTTTCCCAAGGATTTTAAGATGGCGGAAAGACAAAACCGTGAATGATATTGATGATATTGAAGAGATTAAGAAACTGATACAGTAG
- a CDS encoding ligase-associated DNA damage response DEXH box helicase, whose protein sequence is MSNYENTEGFKIIQNWMMEKGNAPFKFQVDTWKKFGSGYSGMVVAPTGFGKTFSVFLALVSDFLTNPEKYKKGLKMIWITPLRSLSKDIAKAMQEAIDEIGLDWAVGVRNGDTDPKVRQQQVKNMPEILVVTPESLHLLLGQKNHQRFFTNMHCVAVDEWHELLGSKRGVMVELGISQLFHYVPKLKIWGITATIGNLDEAQDVLIPYDIKKTKITAKELKKIDIISVFPDEVELLPWAGHLGQKLADKVVPIILESKSTIVFTNTRSQSEMWYQLLLNAYPDFAGQIAIHHSSIDAHLRIWIEENLSSGKLKAVVSTSSLDLGIDFKPVDTVIQIGSAKGVARFLQRAGRSGHSPFETSKIFCVPTHSLELIEVAALKEAVKQKVIEPREPVVLCFDVLVQFLMTLAVGDGFLPNEVYERIKKVYTFQEIRDEEWKAMIDFLTIGGSALKSYEEYHKVVVMEDGLHKVTSRKIAMLHRMNMGAIVSDAMLKVKFISGGYIGMVEEYFISRLKKEEKFILAGRVLEVAMIKDMTVFVRASKGKAQAPSYLGGRLPLSSNLGHFLREKLSGALNPKASEKELKFLHPLLVNQEKRSHIPKDDEFLIELIKNREGYHLFMYPFEGRLVHEVMAALIAYRISKLAPISFSMAMNDYGFELFSDKEIPVTEDNLDRILTRDNLMVDVISSINSAEMASRKFRDIAVISGMVVQNFPGQQRSNKALQSSAGLIFKVLEDYDPNHFLVRQAYTEVFNMQLQEQRLVEAFKRIEKSKFILKYSNKFTPLSFPIKVDSLRQTLTSENLDARIQKLIKQSGRNIKDD, encoded by the coding sequence ATGAGCAACTACGAAAATACCGAAGGCTTTAAAATCATCCAAAACTGGATGATGGAAAAGGGCAACGCGCCATTTAAATTTCAGGTCGATACCTGGAAGAAATTTGGCAGTGGCTACAGCGGAATGGTGGTTGCTCCGACGGGTTTTGGGAAAACATTTTCGGTATTTTTAGCTTTGGTTTCAGATTTTCTGACGAATCCTGAGAAGTACAAAAAAGGACTGAAGATGATTTGGATTACGCCTCTTCGTTCCCTTTCAAAAGACATCGCCAAAGCAATGCAGGAAGCGATTGACGAGATTGGTTTAGACTGGGCAGTCGGCGTCAGAAACGGTGATACCGACCCGAAAGTCCGTCAGCAACAGGTTAAGAATATGCCTGAAATTCTGGTGGTCACACCCGAAAGTCTCCATTTACTTTTAGGACAGAAAAACCATCAGCGTTTCTTTACCAATATGCATTGCGTTGCTGTGGATGAGTGGCACGAATTGCTTGGTTCAAAACGGGGCGTGATGGTTGAATTGGGGATTTCACAGCTCTTTCATTATGTTCCTAAACTTAAAATCTGGGGAATCACGGCAACCATCGGAAACCTTGATGAAGCGCAGGATGTTTTGATTCCCTATGATATTAAGAAGACAAAAATTACTGCGAAAGAACTTAAGAAAATCGATATCATTTCGGTTTTTCCGGATGAAGTTGAACTTTTGCCCTGGGCAGGGCATCTCGGACAAAAATTAGCCGATAAAGTGGTTCCGATTATTTTGGAATCAAAATCGACCATCGTCTTTACGAATACGAGGAGCCAGAGCGAAATGTGGTATCAGCTTTTGCTGAATGCCTATCCTGATTTTGCCGGACAAATCGCCATTCACCACAGTTCGATTGATGCGCATCTGAGAATCTGGATTGAAGAAAATTTAAGTTCAGGAAAGTTAAAAGCAGTTGTTTCCACATCATCTCTGGATTTGGGAATTGACTTTAAACCTGTTGATACAGTCATTCAAATCGGCTCTGCAAAAGGCGTTGCGAGATTTCTGCAACGGGCGGGACGGAGTGGCCACTCCCCTTTTGAAACCTCAAAAATTTTCTGTGTTCCCACCCACTCTCTGGAACTGATTGAAGTTGCGGCTTTAAAAGAAGCCGTAAAACAGAAAGTGATAGAGCCTCGCGAGCCGGTGGTTTTGTGTTTCGATGTCTTGGTTCAGTTTCTGATGACTTTGGCGGTTGGTGATGGATTTTTACCGAACGAAGTTTACGAAAGAATTAAAAAAGTCTATACTTTTCAGGAAATTAGAGATGAGGAATGGAAAGCGATGATAGATTTCCTCACAATTGGTGGAAGTGCTTTAAAAAGCTACGAAGAATATCACAAAGTTGTCGTGATGGAAGACGGTTTGCACAAAGTGACTTCCAGAAAAATTGCGATGCTCCACCGGATGAATATGGGTGCGATTGTCAGCGATGCGATGCTGAAAGTGAAATTTATTTCAGGCGGTTACATTGGGATGGTTGAGGAATATTTTATTTCGAGACTGAAAAAAGAAGAGAAATTTATTCTGGCCGGTCGTGTTTTGGAAGTGGCAATGATAAAAGATATGACTGTTTTCGTGCGGGCTTCCAAAGGAAAAGCGCAGGCTCCGAGTTATCTGGGTGGAAGATTGCCTTTAAGTTCAAATCTGGGGCATTTTTTAAGAGAAAAATTATCAGGAGCACTTAATCCGAAAGCTTCTGAAAAGGAATTGAAATTTCTGCATCCACTTTTGGTTAATCAGGAAAAGCGGTCACATATTCCAAAAGATGATGAATTTTTGATTGAATTAATTAAAAACCGCGAAGGCTATCATCTATTTATGTATCCATTCGAGGGACGTTTGGTGCACGAAGTGATGGCGGCTTTGATTGCCTACCGGATTTCCAAACTGGCTCCGATTTCTTTTTCGATGGCGATGAATGACTACGGTTTTGAACTGTTCAGTGACAAAGAAATTCCTGTGACTGAAGATAATTTAGATAGAATTCTGACCAGAGATAATCTGATGGTTGATGTGATTTCGAGTATCAATTCAGCAGAAATGGCAAGCCGTAAATTCAGAGATATTGCGGTGATTTCGGGGATGGTCGTGCAGAATTTCCCTGGACAGCAACGTTCGAATAAAGCTTTGCAGAGTTCGGCCGGATTGATTTTTAAAGTTCTCGAAGATTACGACCCGAATCATTTTCTCGTGAGACAGGCCTATACGGAAGTTTTTAATATGCAGTTGCAGGAGCAAAGATTGGTGGAAGCTTTTAAAAGGATTGAAAAATCGAAGTTTATTTTAAAATATTCCAATAAATTTACACCTTTGAGTTTCCCAATAAAGGTCGACAGTTTAAGGCAGACTTTGACGAGTGAAAATCTCGATGCGAGAATTCAAAAATTAATTAAGCAATCCGGTAGAAATATTAAAGACGATTGA